Proteins found in one Zea mays cultivar B73 chromosome 1, Zm-B73-REFERENCE-NAM-5.0, whole genome shotgun sequence genomic segment:
- the LOC100282199 gene encoding chorismate synthase 2 codes for MAAPVSQPPVSARASTRFLPRGIGALPESAPTSLRLSVGRRRRAASLEVKASGNVFGNYFQVATYGESHGGGVGCVISGCPPRIPLTEADMQVELDRRRPGQSRITTPRKETDTCKILSGTHDGMTTGTPIHVFVPNTDQRGGDYSEMSKAYRPSHADATYDFKYGVRAVQGGGRSSARETIGRVAAGALAKKILKLKSGVEILAFVSKVHQVVLPEDAVDYETVTLEHIESNIVRCPDPEYAEKMIAAIDTVRVRGDSIGGVVTCIARNVPRGLGSPVFDKLEAELAKAMLSLPASKGFEIGSGFAGTDFTGSEHNDEFYMDEAGNVRTRTNRSGGVQGGISNGEIIYFKVAFKPTATIGKKQNTVSREHEDVELLARGRHDPCVVPRAVPMVESMAALVLMDQLMAHIAQCEMFPLNLALQEPIGSASSASELSPNLS; via the exons ATGGCCGCGCCCGTGTCGCAGCCGCCGGTGTCCGCCAGGGCGTCCACACGGTTTCTCCCCCGCGGGATAGGCGCGCTCCCGGAGTCCGCTCCCACGTCCCTCCGGTTATCCGTCGGCCGCCGTCGCCGGGCCGCCAGCCTAG AGGTGAAGGCATCGGGAAATGTGTTCGGGAACTACTTCCAGGTTGCAACCTATGGCGAATCCCATGGAGGGGGTGTTGGTTGCGTTATCAGTGGCTGCCCACCCAGAATTCCTCTCACTGAGGCAGACATGCAAGTAGAACTCGATAGAAG ACGTCCGGGTCAAAGTAGAATTACAACCCCAAGAAAGGAGACTGATACATGCAAAATTCTATCAGGGACACATGATG GGATGACTACTGGTACACCAATTCACGTCTTTGTCCCAAACACAGATCAAAGGGGTGGT GATTACAGTGAAATGTCTAAGGCGTACAGACCATCCCATGCAGATGCAACCTATGACTTCAAGTATGGAGTTAGAGCTGTGCAG GGAGGTGGAAGGTCATCAGCCAGAGAAACCATTGGCAGGGTGGCTGCAGGAGCTCTTGCAAAGAAAATTCTAAAGCTCAAATCAGGAGTGGAG ATCTTGGCATTTGTTTCTAAAGTGCACCAAGTCGTACTTCCAGAAGATGCAGTTGATTATGAGACTGTAACCTTGGAACAT ATAGAGAGCAACATCGTTAGATGTCCTGATCCAGAATATGCAGAGAAGATGATTGCTGCCATTGATACGGTACGAGTTAGAGGAGATTCAATTGGTGGGGTCGTCACATGCATTGCAAGAAATGTTCCTCGT GGTCTTGGCTCTCCTGTTTTTGACAAACTTGAAGCTGAACTGGCAAAagccatgctttctcttcctgcaAGCAAGGGGTTTGAGATTGGCAGTGGGTTCGCTG GTACGGACTTTACTGGAAGTGAGCATAATGATGAGTTCTATATGGATGAGGCTGGAAATGTGAGGACACGAACTAATCGCTCAGGCGGTGTTCAG GGAGGGATATCAAATGGTGAAATTATTTACTTCAAAGTGGCTTTTAAGCCAACAGCAACTATCGGA AAGAAGCAAAATACTGTGTCAAGGGAGCATGAGGATGTTgaacttttggcaagggggcgcCATGACCCCTGTGTTGTCCCTCGAG CTGTTCCTATGGTGGAATCCATGGCTGCGCTGGTCCTGATGGACCAGCTCATGGCGCATATTGCCCAGTGTGAGATGTTTCCGCTGAACCTTGCCCTACAAGAGCCCATTGGCTCTGCTAGCAGTGCATCTGAACTGTCACCAAACCTATCATAA